In one window of Meiothermus sp. DNA:
- the cas7e gene encoding type I-E CRISPR-associated protein Cas7/Cse4/CasC yields the protein MKHLLEIHILQNFAPSNLNRDDTGSPKDAIFGGVRRGRISSQCLKRAAREYVRDHPGGLPQEAMALRTKRLVQTLVEQLKAKGRSEEEARQKVEQALGGMGLKVDAEGKTQYLLFLGQQEVAKIADLIDRHWDGLVAPQAEEEGGKKKAKDAKKAGREAVPDEIKKALGSVLDGGKALDVALFGRMLADLPEKNQDAACQVAHAISTHAVEREFDFYTAVDDLKPDDNAGADMLGTVEFNSACFYRYAAIDLEKLRENLQGDAELMLRGLEAFLRAMVKAKPSGKQNSFAAHNDPEYVVFTVRQEADPRNLANAFEKPIRPNKEKSLTEASLEQLEAKWQKLSEAYDQNGEAWVLNLTEAKSQIGTSAKNLGELITKALEKVRANMGV from the coding sequence ATGAAACACCTGCTCGAGATCCACATCCTGCAAAACTTCGCCCCCAGTAACCTCAACCGCGACGACACCGGTTCTCCCAAGGACGCCATTTTTGGCGGGGTGCGCCGGGGGCGCATCAGCAGCCAGTGCCTCAAGCGGGCCGCGCGGGAGTATGTGCGCGATCACCCGGGCGGCCTCCCCCAGGAGGCGATGGCTCTGCGCACCAAGCGATTGGTGCAAACGTTGGTAGAACAGCTTAAGGCCAAGGGCCGGAGCGAGGAGGAGGCTCGGCAGAAAGTAGAGCAAGCCCTGGGCGGTATGGGCCTGAAGGTTGATGCAGAGGGCAAAACCCAGTACCTGCTGTTCTTGGGCCAGCAAGAGGTGGCCAAAATCGCCGACCTCATAGACCGTCACTGGGACGGCCTGGTGGCACCCCAAGCCGAGGAAGAGGGAGGTAAAAAGAAAGCCAAAGACGCTAAGAAAGCTGGCAGGGAAGCCGTCCCTGACGAGATCAAAAAAGCTTTGGGCAGTGTGCTGGATGGGGGCAAGGCCCTCGATGTGGCGCTCTTTGGCCGCATGCTGGCCGATTTGCCTGAGAAGAACCAGGACGCCGCCTGTCAGGTGGCCCATGCCATCTCCACCCACGCCGTGGAGCGCGAGTTCGACTTCTACACCGCCGTGGATGACCTCAAGCCCGACGACAATGCCGGGGCCGACATGCTGGGCACGGTGGAGTTCAACTCGGCCTGCTTCTATCGCTATGCAGCCATAGACCTCGAGAAGCTCCGTGAGAACCTCCAGGGCGATGCCGAGCTGATGCTTAGGGGCCTCGAGGCTTTCCTCAGGGCCATGGTCAAGGCCAAGCCCAGCGGAAAGCAAAACTCCTTCGCCGCCCACAACGACCCGGAGTATGTCGTTTTCACCGTGCGCCAGGAGGCCGACCCGCGCAACCTGGCCAACGCCTTTGAGAAGCCGATTCGTCCTAACAAGGAGAAGAGCCTCACCGAGGCCTCGCTGGAGCAGCTCGAGGCCAAGTGGCAGAAACTCTCCGAGGCCTACGACCAAAACGGGGAGGCCTGGGTACTCAACCTGACCGAGGCAAAAAGCCAAATCGGCACATCTGCTAAAAACCTGGGCGAACTCATAACAAAGGCGCTGGAAAAGGTCAGGGCCAACATGGGGGTCTGA
- the casB gene encoding type I-E CRISPR-associated protein Cse2/CasB yields MQKEITKEQAFVLHLRRRSEPADLARMRRALGDPGQEVIPVVEGFLGRIQDEREDRWERMVYYLVAGLWANTVSSSELEQFRKNPEEEPEVSQSEESDVSKGYRRTLGHAIAQLYLERGQSKSIEQRFIALLDADEEQLPYRIRQMVRLLKSEEGIPIYWSELLRDLLAWNHERRPVQQKWARAFYRTVAKETEGGEEE; encoded by the coding sequence GTGCAAAAGGAAATAACTAAGGAACAAGCCTTTGTACTCCACTTACGCCGTCGCAGCGAACCCGCCGACCTGGCGCGGATGCGCCGCGCCCTGGGCGATCCAGGCCAGGAAGTAATCCCTGTGGTCGAGGGGTTCTTGGGCCGCATTCAGGACGAGCGGGAAGACCGCTGGGAGCGGATGGTCTATTACCTGGTGGCCGGGTTGTGGGCTAATACGGTGTCTTCATCGGAGCTGGAGCAGTTCCGCAAAAATCCCGAGGAAGAACCTGAAGTGAGCCAGAGCGAAGAGAGTGACGTGAGTAAAGGCTACCGCCGCACGCTGGGCCACGCCATCGCCCAGCTTTACCTCGAGCGCGGCCAGTCCAAAAGCATCGAGCAGCGCTTCATCGCCTTGCTCGATGCCGACGAGGAACAGCTCCCGTACCGGATACGCCAGATGGTACGGCTGCTCAAGAGCGAGGAAGGCATCCCCATCTACTGGTCGGAACTCTTGCGCGACCTCTTGGCCTGGAACCATGAGCGCAGGCCGGTGCAGCAGAAGTGGGCCAGGGCTTTTTACCGCACTGTGGCAAAAGAAACCGAAGGAGGAGAGGAAGAATGA
- the casA gene encoding type I-E CRISPR-associated protein Cse1/CasA: MPTFNLITQPWIPVREGNQLKEVSLEQTLLEARRFERIEDPSPLVTVALHRLLEAILHRALQGPVDSYEAAEWFENNFDAGKIRAYLDRYHDRFDLFHPKKPLFQVPDFTLERSCRSWTVLAPELNSDNNKVLFDHTVTSRPRPLYPAEAARLLVANQTFALSAGKSVLCHTATAPVATAALALMLGENLHETLCLNLVSYPKSEYERDFATWEQEPLRVSNLQNCEAARATPKGIVHRYTWLSRAVRLEPETENGQTVVRWIAYASGIRYEEAAVRPDPMVAFRPDPKDPSKQYPLGFREGRALWRDFASLLPKPGSERSLGVVDHARNVYRALGTRFKGRGIPVMVAGQANDQAKIELWRGEVYRLPEAILSDQDIWRFVEQNLERAEEMGGALNGAARVLAKELLTLGDRQPHKDDVNKLVQSFPHQVAYWSALEGHFADWIVRLGPDFEEQQARLEQDWLKILRREALRAWKLTILAAGDDARALRAIHKSEGILLAHIYGREVAGAKGNN, from the coding sequence TTGCCCACGTTCAACCTAATAACCCAGCCCTGGATTCCCGTTAGGGAGGGAAACCAGCTAAAGGAGGTGAGCCTCGAGCAAACCCTGCTCGAAGCCCGTCGGTTCGAGCGTATCGAAGATCCCAGTCCGCTCGTGACCGTAGCGCTACATCGCTTACTCGAGGCTATTTTGCACCGGGCGCTGCAAGGCCCAGTGGATTCCTACGAGGCGGCAGAATGGTTCGAGAACAACTTCGACGCAGGGAAGATCCGGGCTTATCTGGACAGGTACCACGACCGTTTCGACCTGTTCCACCCTAAGAAGCCCTTATTCCAGGTGCCCGACTTCACCCTCGAGCGCTCCTGCCGCTCCTGGACGGTGCTGGCCCCCGAGCTCAACTCCGACAACAACAAGGTTTTGTTCGACCACACCGTCACCTCGAGGCCCCGCCCCCTGTACCCCGCCGAGGCTGCCCGATTGCTGGTGGCCAACCAGACCTTTGCCCTTTCGGCGGGCAAGAGCGTGCTTTGCCACACCGCTACCGCGCCCGTGGCAACGGCAGCATTGGCCCTCATGCTGGGCGAGAACCTCCACGAGACGCTATGCTTGAACCTCGTCAGCTATCCCAAAAGCGAGTACGAGCGCGATTTTGCCACCTGGGAGCAGGAGCCGCTGCGGGTGTCCAACCTGCAAAACTGCGAGGCCGCCAGGGCCACCCCCAAGGGCATCGTCCACCGCTACACCTGGCTCTCGCGCGCGGTGCGCCTCGAGCCCGAAACAGAAAACGGCCAGACCGTGGTGCGCTGGATCGCCTACGCCTCGGGGATTCGCTACGAGGAAGCCGCGGTACGCCCCGACCCCATGGTGGCCTTCCGCCCCGACCCCAAAGACCCCTCCAAGCAGTATCCGCTCGGCTTTCGCGAGGGCCGGGCGCTGTGGCGGGACTTCGCCTCGTTGCTGCCTAAACCCGGCTCTGAACGGAGCTTAGGCGTGGTGGATCACGCCCGCAACGTCTACAGGGCGCTGGGTACTCGGTTTAAAGGACGGGGCATTCCGGTAATGGTCGCGGGCCAGGCCAACGACCAGGCCAAGATTGAGCTATGGCGGGGTGAGGTCTACCGTCTGCCCGAGGCCATCCTGAGCGATCAGGACATCTGGCGCTTTGTGGAGCAGAACCTGGAGCGAGCCGAAGAAATGGGAGGGGCTTTGAATGGGGCGGCTCGAGTCCTGGCTAAAGAGCTTCTGACCCTGGGAGATCGGCAGCCGCACAAGGACGACGTGAACAAGCTGGTGCAGAGCTTTCCCCACCAAGTTGCCTACTGGTCGGCGCTCGAGGGCCATTTCGCCGACTGGATCGTGCGGCTGGGCCCCGATTTCGAAGAGCAGCAAGCCCGGCTCGAGCAGGACTGGCTAAAGATCCTCCGGCGGGAAGCCTTGCGGGCATGGAAGCTCACAATTTTAGCCGCCGGGGACGATGCCAGAGCGTTGCGGGCCATTCACAAGAGCGAAGGTATCCTGCTGGCCCATATCTACGGAAGGGAGGTAGCAGGTGCAAAAGGAAATAACTAA
- the cas3 gene encoding CRISPR-associated helicase Cas3', whose product MLLEKAKALWAKSDREKNDGSWHPLIAHLLDVAASAEAILEREPPKTLELYARDLNLEPQQAKAWICALAGLHDIGKASPAFQQKWLEGKERVRAAGLTWNVDPTLPPNDVSHSVISEEVLPGLLEGRGWVSRAAKNVAAAVGAHHGFRATQNDLKDVTSREKGKGVWDEVRQELFEAVLEVLEVGNAPKVSIYKGAAFERLAGLTSFADWIGSSLDFHPLGDDLTEYYQEAKKRAAQKLDSVGWFKRETLMPEPQTLEAVFAYLGKPDQPFRARPLQAVLERLLEGIDTPALFLVEAPMGEGKTEAALYAHLRLQAANGHRGMYIALPTQATGNLMFERAKAFLGRYGKSRRLDLQLLHGASELVEAYQKIRVRPNTPEGGEEGVKAQVWFSHRKRGLLSEYAVGTVDQALLSILPTKHQFVRLWGLGNRVVVLDEVHAYDTYTSGLIETLVRWLWALGSSVVLMSATLPKAKREALLKAFGAGEIPKAEDKPYPRITRVVKGDAKPAVETFEARKQPTLVLRALPLDLEALAGKALEQARSGGCVACIVNAVQRAQDLYQALVGKADGVEVHLFHARYPLEERLEREKAVLAKFGKQGQRPQKAILVATQVVEQSLDLDFDVMFTDLAPVDLVLQRAGRLHRHERDPKERHAHTKPVLWVAGLEEEGVPDFGSAERIYERYVLLRSWLALRSRTHIDLPGDIDPLVQKVYSEPPLQGLSEEWKTALEQAQTRMEQRNARDQDEAAYAPFGEPCETDWLDPPTFPKLPPKLPDDDPNPDDDPSLLKTRKGRPSVTVVLLHKVGGRLCLDAGGQQPVSLAAKLELAEAKCVFARSVKLSRHELINDDFAALEAHRKSQGLAAKVWSETPLLAHAHLVVLEGGRAVLGELELELHPELGVVYRSAL is encoded by the coding sequence ATGCTTTTGGAAAAGGCAAAAGCCCTATGGGCGAAAAGTGACAGGGAGAAGAACGACGGCTCCTGGCATCCGCTCATTGCTCATTTGCTTGACGTAGCGGCCAGCGCCGAGGCGATTCTCGAGCGTGAGCCCCCAAAGACCCTCGAGCTGTACGCCCGGGATCTGAATCTCGAGCCCCAGCAAGCCAAAGCCTGGATCTGCGCCCTGGCGGGGTTGCACGACATCGGCAAGGCCAGCCCGGCCTTCCAGCAGAAGTGGCTCGAGGGTAAGGAGCGGGTCCGGGCCGCAGGGTTGACCTGGAATGTTGACCCTACCCTCCCACCGAATGACGTTTCCCACAGCGTGATCAGTGAGGAAGTACTGCCAGGACTTCTCGAGGGGCGAGGTTGGGTAAGCAGGGCCGCCAAAAACGTCGCTGCTGCGGTGGGCGCGCACCATGGTTTTCGGGCCACACAGAATGACCTCAAAGATGTGACCAGCAGGGAAAAAGGCAAAGGGGTCTGGGACGAGGTACGCCAGGAACTGTTCGAAGCGGTACTCGAGGTGCTCGAGGTAGGGAATGCCCCCAAGGTCTCTATCTACAAGGGTGCGGCCTTCGAACGCCTGGCGGGCCTGACCAGCTTCGCCGACTGGATCGGCTCCAGCCTCGACTTCCACCCGCTCGGGGACGACCTGACCGAGTATTACCAGGAAGCTAAAAAGCGGGCCGCACAAAAGCTCGATAGCGTGGGCTGGTTCAAGCGGGAAACCCTGATGCCCGAGCCGCAAACCCTGGAAGCGGTGTTTGCCTACCTGGGCAAACCCGACCAGCCGTTCAGGGCTCGCCCGTTGCAAGCCGTGCTCGAGCGGTTATTGGAAGGGATCGACACCCCCGCCCTGTTCCTGGTCGAGGCCCCAATGGGTGAGGGCAAGACCGAAGCCGCGCTCTATGCCCATTTGCGATTGCAAGCGGCCAACGGGCACCGGGGGATGTACATTGCTTTGCCCACCCAGGCCACCGGCAACCTGATGTTCGAGCGGGCCAAGGCGTTCCTGGGCCGCTATGGAAAGTCCCGCAGGCTCGACCTGCAACTCCTGCACGGGGCCAGCGAGCTGGTAGAGGCGTACCAGAAGATACGCGTGCGCCCCAACACACCCGAAGGAGGAGAGGAAGGGGTAAAGGCCCAGGTCTGGTTCTCCCACCGCAAGCGCGGCCTGCTCTCGGAGTATGCGGTGGGGACGGTGGATCAGGCGCTCTTGAGTATTCTGCCCACCAAGCACCAGTTCGTCCGGCTGTGGGGGCTGGGCAACCGGGTGGTGGTGCTGGACGAGGTGCATGCCTACGACACCTACACCAGCGGCCTGATTGAGACCCTGGTGCGCTGGCTCTGGGCGTTGGGTTCATCGGTCGTGCTGATGAGCGCGACGCTGCCCAAGGCCAAGCGGGAGGCTTTGCTCAAGGCGTTCGGGGCAGGTGAGATACCCAAAGCGGAAGACAAACCCTACCCGCGCATTACCCGCGTCGTAAAGGGCGACGCTAAACCCGCCGTGGAAACCTTTGAGGCGAGGAAACAGCCCACGCTGGTGCTGAGGGCCTTGCCGCTTGACCTCGAGGCCCTCGCCGGGAAAGCGCTCGAGCAGGCCCGGTCGGGCGGCTGCGTAGCCTGCATCGTCAACGCCGTGCAGCGGGCGCAGGACTTGTACCAGGCGTTGGTGGGCAAGGCGGATGGGGTAGAGGTTCACCTGTTCCATGCCCGCTACCCCCTCGAGGAGCGCTTAGAGCGCGAGAAGGCCGTCCTCGCCAAGTTTGGCAAACAGGGCCAGCGTCCTCAGAAAGCCATCCTGGTCGCTACCCAGGTGGTCGAGCAATCCCTCGACCTCGACTTCGACGTGATGTTCACCGACTTGGCTCCGGTGGATCTGGTGCTGCAACGCGCCGGGCGGCTGCACCGTCACGAGCGTGACCCCAAGGAGCGCCACGCCCACACCAAGCCAGTGCTGTGGGTAGCGGGCTTAGAGGAGGAGGGCGTGCCGGATTTTGGTTCTGCCGAACGAATTTACGAGCGCTACGTTCTGCTGCGAAGCTGGCTCGCGCTGCGGAGCCGCACCCACATTGACCTCCCGGGCGACATAGATCCTCTTGTGCAGAAGGTGTACAGCGAGCCGCCGCTCCAGGGGCTTTCAGAAGAGTGGAAGACGGCCCTCGAGCAGGCCCAGACCCGCATGGAGCAAAGGAATGCGCGAGACCAGGACGAGGCAGCCTACGCCCCGTTTGGTGAACCCTGTGAGACCGACTGGCTCGATCCCCCGACCTTCCCCAAGCTCCCCCCCAAGCTCCCCGACGACGACCCCAACCCCGACGACGACCCCAGCCTGCTCAAAACCCGCAAGGGTCGCCCCAGCGTTACGGTGGTATTGCTGCACAAGGTAGGGGGAAGGCTCTGCCTGGATGCAGGCGGGCAGCAACCGGTCAGCCTGGCCGCCAAGCTCGAGCTGGCCGAGGCTAAGTGTGTGTTTGCCCGCTCGGTCAAGCTCAGCCGCCATGAGCTTATCAACGACGACTTCGCCGCGCTTGAAGCCCACCGCAAGAGCCAGGGCCTAGCCGCCAAGGTCTGGAGCGAAACCCCACTGCTGGCCCACGCCCACCTGGTGGTGCTCGAGGGGGGAAGGGCCGTGCTGGGGGAACTCGAGCTCGAGCTTCACCCCGAGCTTGGGGTGGTTTATAGGAGTGCGCTATGA
- a CDS encoding YafY family protein, which yields MRDEPRRERAHHKKSLRLMEARDLLSTRPHTAQELAKTLGVDKRTALRLLEDLQAIEVAKKGRSPQYQLLQSQELSPVEALVTHSALRMLYHHTPGYEPTYLSALKKLARRLPSPAQELALKSTEDLEHRTLQHQDEGLAMATLAEAWFKRQPIAFDYLKPGGPGRPGQNLLEVYFLEIARTNLGMYVIGYERNRRALRTYKLSRMRRVRLVGEPGAYTIPNDFDPRHYLSNAWGVVGSSGGVPVEVRLRFRPEAAYRILEGGYPNLHIASRLPGGGLEVCITVGTDNHNFPLELLSWVQSWGARVEVLGPEGLRRRWLEEARQVAAMCDRK from the coding sequence ATGAGGGATGAACCTCGCCGGGAGCGTGCCCACCACAAAAAGTCTTTGCGTTTGATGGAGGCTCGAGACCTGCTTTCGACCAGGCCCCACACGGCCCAGGAGCTGGCCAAAACGCTGGGGGTGGATAAACGGACGGCTTTACGTCTGCTCGAGGATCTGCAAGCCATCGAGGTGGCCAAAAAGGGTCGTTCGCCGCAGTATCAGTTGCTGCAAAGCCAGGAGCTGAGCCCGGTGGAAGCCCTGGTTACCCACAGCGCCTTGCGGATGCTCTACCACCACACCCCCGGCTACGAGCCCACCTACCTTTCGGCCCTCAAGAAACTGGCCCGGCGGCTGCCCTCGCCGGCCCAAGAGCTGGCCCTCAAAAGCACCGAAGACCTCGAGCACCGCACCCTGCAACACCAGGACGAGGGGCTTGCCATGGCCACGCTGGCCGAGGCCTGGTTCAAACGCCAGCCGATTGCGTTCGACTACCTGAAGCCCGGCGGCCCAGGCAGGCCGGGTCAGAACCTGCTCGAGGTCTACTTTCTGGAGATTGCCCGCACCAACCTGGGCATGTACGTCATCGGCTATGAACGCAACCGCCGGGCCCTGCGCACCTACAAGCTGAGCCGGATGCGCCGCGTGCGGCTGGTAGGGGAACCAGGGGCCTACACCATCCCCAACGATTTTGACCCCCGACACTACCTCTCCAATGCCTGGGGGGTGGTCGGGAGCAGCGGCGGCGTGCCGGTGGAAGTCCGGCTGCGCTTCCGCCCCGAGGCCGCCTACCGCATCCTGGAAGGCGGCTATCCCAACCTGCATATTGCCTCGAGGCTTCCGGGTGGGGGCCTCGAGGTTTGTATTACCGTGGGCACCGATAACCACAACTTTCCCCTCGAGCTGCTTTCCTGGGTGCAGAGCTGGGGGGCGCGGGTGGAGGTGCTGGGGCCGGAGGGCCTCAGGAGAAGGTGGCTCGAGGAAGCGCGGCAGGTGGCGGCGATGTGCGACAGGAAATGA
- a CDS encoding C40 family peptidase — protein MRPIAILPWLIAMALAQSVPTYTVQRGDTLFSIARRHDTTVEILMRLNGLSEATLSVGQVLQLPPRVVQHTVQRGDTLFSIARRYGSTVQAIQQENSLEGTALSLGQVLRIPQVSVAAPSNPPANPSASSPSPANPNPAPPAGSSANLVGSSPLPSPTPPQPAPEPAPQPQPSPPADTDYDPTHPLILVVLKYLGLPYVFGANSDRAVDCSAFVQQVFAEVGIKVPRTSRDQWGAFSTVQGAMRQGDLVFFSFGGRQIDHVGIYLGRGVFAHANSYGSRVVIESLDSPYYKRVYRGAKRVEALSAQQP, from the coding sequence ATGCGCCCAATTGCTATATTGCCCTGGCTTATTGCGATGGCGCTGGCCCAGAGCGTGCCGACCTATACGGTGCAGCGCGGCGATACCCTGTTCTCCATTGCCAGACGCCACGATACCACCGTGGAAATTCTGATGCGGCTCAACGGCCTGAGCGAGGCCACCCTGAGCGTGGGGCAGGTGCTGCAACTGCCGCCCCGGGTGGTACAGCACACTGTGCAGCGCGGCGATACGCTGTTTTCCATTGCCCGGCGCTATGGCTCCACGGTGCAGGCCATCCAGCAAGAAAACAGCCTCGAGGGCACCGCCTTATCGCTGGGGCAGGTGCTTCGGATTCCCCAGGTGAGCGTAGCGGCCCCCAGCAACCCTCCTGCCAATCCCTCTGCATCCAGCCCGTCCCCTGCCAACCCCAATCCTGCCCCTCCCGCAGGCTCCTCGGCCAATCTGGTGGGCTCGAGCCCACTTCCGAGCCCCACCCCACCCCAACCCGCCCCCGAACCGGCCCCGCAGCCCCAGCCCAGCCCGCCCGCCGACACCGACTACGACCCCACCCATCCCCTCATCCTGGTGGTGCTCAAATACCTGGGGCTGCCCTATGTGTTTGGGGCCAACTCCGACCGCGCGGTGGACTGCTCGGCTTTCGTGCAGCAGGTTTTTGCCGAGGTGGGCATCAAGGTGCCCCGCACCAGCCGCGACCAATGGGGTGCTTTCAGCACGGTGCAAGGGGCCATGCGCCAGGGCGATCTGGTGTTTTTCAGCTTTGGGGGCCGCCAGATCGACCATGTGGGCATCTACCTGGGCCGGGGCGTGTTTGCCCATGCCAACAGCTACGGCAGCCGGGTGGTGATTGAAAGCCTGGACAGCCCCTACTACAAGCGGGTCTACCGGGGGGCTAAGCGGGTGGAGGCGTTGTCGGCCCAGCAGCCTTGA
- a CDS encoding cation:proton antiporter, with the protein MHGMGHLVEVFFLLLAAQLVGWLFARLKQPVVIGEVLAGLLVGPALLGLVHDGEILEFLAELGAIFLLFMVGLETRLRDILAVGKEAFLVAVLGVLFPFVGGYFFGLSIGLAQLPALFLGTALVATSVGITARVLLELGVLSRNYSRIILGAAVIDDVLGLIVLAVVNGVAQSGTFELAVALRITLLSVLFVGGAMLLVPWLRRVSLPRFTLGNPFGFALLVGVGLAALAATIGLAPIVGAFLAGMLLAEVREELAIEEHVRVVGQFLTPIFFAMVGVRLELTALLSAKVWLVGSGVLLIALVGKLLGGFLGAWSQGFRRAVVVGVGMAPRGEVGLIVAALGLAAGAVNEEEYALVLFMVVGTTLLAPLFLRPAIAWAERAQASGGSP; encoded by the coding sequence ATGCACGGCATGGGGCATCTGGTCGAGGTTTTTTTTCTCCTGCTGGCCGCGCAGCTGGTGGGCTGGTTGTTTGCAAGGCTCAAGCAGCCGGTGGTGATCGGCGAGGTGCTGGCGGGTTTGCTGGTGGGGCCTGCTTTACTGGGCCTGGTGCACGACGGTGAAATTCTGGAGTTCCTGGCCGAACTGGGGGCCATTTTCCTGCTCTTTATGGTGGGCCTCGAGACCCGCCTGCGCGACATTCTGGCGGTGGGCAAGGAGGCCTTTTTGGTAGCGGTGCTGGGGGTGTTGTTTCCCTTTGTGGGGGGGTATTTCTTTGGCCTTAGCATTGGCTTGGCCCAACTCCCGGCGCTGTTTTTGGGTACGGCCCTGGTAGCGACCAGCGTGGGCATTACTGCCCGGGTGCTGCTGGAGCTGGGCGTGCTTTCGCGCAACTACAGCCGCATTATTTTGGGGGCGGCGGTAATCGACGATGTGCTGGGCCTGATTGTGCTGGCGGTGGTGAACGGGGTGGCCCAGAGCGGCACCTTCGAGCTGGCGGTGGCGCTGCGCATCACCCTGCTCTCGGTGTTGTTTGTGGGCGGGGCCATGCTGCTGGTGCCCTGGCTACGGCGAGTCTCGCTGCCCCGCTTCACCCTGGGCAATCCCTTCGGCTTTGCCCTGCTGGTGGGGGTGGGGCTGGCGGCGCTGGCGGCCACCATTGGCCTGGCCCCCATTGTGGGGGCCTTCCTGGCCGGAATGCTCCTGGCTGAGGTGCGCGAAGAGCTGGCCATAGAGGAGCACGTCCGGGTGGTGGGGCAGTTTTTGACCCCCATTTTTTTTGCCATGGTGGGGGTGCGCCTGGAACTGACCGCCTTGCTCAGTGCCAAGGTCTGGCTGGTGGGCAGCGGGGTTTTGCTGATTGCCCTGGTGGGCAAGCTTTTGGGGGGGTTTCTGGGGGCCTGGAGCCAGGGCTTTCGCCGGGCGGTGGTGGTGGGGGTGGGGATGGCCCCCCGGGGAGAGGTGGGCCTGATTGTGGCTGCGCTGGGCCTGGCCGCCGGAGCGGTGAACGAGGAAGAGTATGCCCTGGTGCTGTTCATGGTGGTGGGCACGACCTTGCTGGCCCCACTCTTTTTGCGGCCCGCCATTGCCTGGGCCGAACGCGCTCAGGCTTCCGGGGGTTCCCCATGA
- a CDS encoding HPP family protein codes for MQVKNLMGSRPYTVHKNETLYVAAERMLEHRLGGLPVVDDGGAVVGLLEIDQMLPEPQKVPFSDVEALRFLDEWVDPGSFDRLVERYKNTPVHRLMRTEVAAVGPDDPIEKALGLMLQDRQYRRVLVVDEQRQLLGTLTRSDFLRLFVRGH; via the coding sequence ATGCAGGTCAAAAATCTGATGGGGTCGCGCCCCTATACGGTGCACAAAAATGAAACCCTGTATGTGGCTGCCGAGCGGATGCTCGAGCACCGCCTGGGGGGCTTGCCGGTGGTGGACGATGGGGGAGCGGTGGTGGGGCTGCTCGAGATCGACCAGATGCTACCCGAGCCGCAAAAAGTGCCCTTTTCTGATGTGGAGGCCCTGCGCTTTCTGGACGAGTGGGTAGACCCCGGCTCCTTCGACCGGCTGGTGGAGCGCTACAAGAACACCCCCGTGCACCGCCTGATGCGAACCGAGGTGGCTGCGGTAGGCCCCGACGACCCCATTGAGAAAGCCCTGGGCCTGATGCTGCAAGACCGGCAGTACCGGCGGGTCTTGGTGGTAGACGAGCAGCGGCAACTGCTGGGCACCCTGACCCGCTCCGACTTCTTGCGCTTGTTTGTGCGGGGGCACTGA
- a CDS encoding S-layer homology domain-containing protein, whose protein sequence is MKSRLAIASFVLAAFFGVFASAQTQFRDIPAGHWARQAVEFAVQCGLIEGFPDGTFRGNQNLTRYQAALIFFRLYQTNRLENARPECRLAVERGAQEVGPELEQLRQRFTALEKTSQDQAGKLAELEAEVKRAIETSQRAAALEQRLAALEQQVQRLSQAPQPAQPAQPAGPTPAELQARIAALEQQVQRLSQAPAAPTAPQDAVALERRIATLEEQIRNRPDTARVAALEEQVRSLSNQVTTLQGQVTELRQQAQQPAPAPQPQPQPQPQPQPQPEVRPVPPVTPAAPPARNLYFGAGAALGILPTPPGGIFDTNNLAVSGMVGVRNVFLGFGLRAGLDYNLGTQALGIEAYLTRHFGSGLLSPYVGVGARFLPALVNPIYGTAAVGLDLNLFGPLGLFVEGNPRFEPGGNFGLGARAGLKFNF, encoded by the coding sequence ATGAAAAGCCGATTGGCCATAGCTAGTTTTGTGCTGGCCGCATTCTTCGGTGTGTTTGCCAGCGCCCAGACCCAGTTTCGGGATATCCCGGCGGGGCACTGGGCCCGCCAGGCGGTGGAATTTGCCGTACAGTGCGGTCTGATTGAGGGTTTCCCGGATGGTACCTTCCGGGGCAACCAGAACCTTACCCGCTACCAGGCCGCCCTGATTTTCTTTCGCCTTTACCAGACCAACCGCCTCGAGAACGCCCGGCCCGAGTGCCGCCTGGCCGTTGAGCGGGGGGCCCAGGAGGTTGGCCCCGAGCTGGAGCAGCTCCGGCAACGCTTTACGGCCCTCGAGAAAACCAGCCAGGATCAGGCCGGTAAGCTGGCCGAGCTCGAGGCCGAGGTCAAGCGGGCCATCGAGACCAGCCAGCGGGCAGCCGCCCTCGAGCAGCGCTTGGCAGCCCTCGAGCAGCAGGTTCAGCGCCTGAGCCAGGCCCCGCAACCCGCCCAGCCAGCCCAGCCGGCAGGCCCCACCCCAGCCGAGCTTCAGGCCCGCATCGCCGCCCTCGAGCAGCAAGTCCAGCGCCTGAGCCAGGCCCCGGCGGCGCCCACTGCGCCCCAGGATGCGGTGGCCCTCGAGCGCCGCATTGCCACACTCGAAGAGCAGATTCGCAACCGCCCCGACACCGCCCGCGTGGCGGCTCTGGAAGAGCAGGTACGCAGCCTCAGCAACCAGGTCACCACCCTGCAAGGCCAGGTGACCGAGCTGCGCCAGCAGGCCCAGCAACCCGCCCCTGCCCCCCAGCCTCAGCCGCAACCCCAGCCGCAGCCTCAGCCGCAGCCTGAAGTACGGCCGGTGCCCCCGGTCACGCCCGCCGCTCCCCCGGCCCGCAACCTCTACTTTGGCGCCGGAGCCGCCCTCGGTATCCTTCCTACCCCTCCTGGCGGTATCTTTGACACCAATAACCTGGCCGTTAGCGGCATGGTTGGCGTGCGCAATGTGTTCCTGGGCTTCGGCCTGCGGGCCGGCCTGGACTACAACCTGGGCACCCAGGCCCTGGGCATCGAAGCCTACCTGACCCGCCACTTTGGCAGCGGACTCCTGAGCCCCTACGTGGGGGTGGGGGCTCGCTTCCTGCCCGCCCTGGTCAACCCCATCTATGGCACCGCCGCCGTGGGGCTCGATCTCAACCTGTTTGGCCCGCTGGGCCTCTTCGTGGAGGGCAACCCCCGCTTCGAGCCCGGAGGCAACTTTGGCCTGGGCGCCCGCGCAGGCTTGAAGTTCAATTTCTAG